CACCGAAAGAAGAATTGACTTCTCTCCAGGTTTTTTCTAAGGCACTCCTTTTAAACCGATCAATACTTTTGACAGTATCTTGGATCTTTTTCTTATCGCGATGAATGGTCTTTATCATAGAGCGCAATTTGgcttctttcttttctacaCCGTCAATCATGTCCATAACCTTGGGATTAATAGCTTTACGCATACTAGCAAATCGCGGTTTCAAATTATGTAACTGCTCTCTACACTGACGCATGTTTTGAGAGTGAAAATCGAAAATGGTTCCTTGCTTACCAAAGTGCTGTTTCTGTCCATCTATCCAatcattttccttttccaaatgATTAATAGCAGTTATAGCAACTGATTTTTCTCGCTCTAATCGGTCAAACTCGTGGTTCAGCTTTTGAATTGTTAGCTCCCCATTGTTTATTTCAGATTCGAATGTTTTCATTGAGGTACTGAGTGAATCTATCTCTTTGTTAAGTCCAGAAAACTTGGCGCTTTCAATTTCTATTAGTTCGGTGAGTTTCTTTCGATTATGCTCCTCATTAACAAGTGACAGCTCAAGTTCTGCAATTTCCGTCTTTATTAAACTCGTGGTCGATTCACCTTGTACGAGAGATTGCTGATGGTTTTGCAATTCGCCTTCTAATTGTTCACATTCGAGTTTAACGCCATTATAGTCATTCTCGGACTTTTCCAATATAGGAGTAAACTCGTCTAACTTGTGCTTGTATTGATTAAACTCCTTTTCCAATTCAGCCATTTTTGATCCCTTGTTATGTTTCCATTCTTGCATGTCTcgttcaattttttttatagctTGGTCACTTTGCAATATAAGTCTGTCTAATTCAGGAAGCCTTTGCTTGAGATCTTTAACGTCGTCTTTGTACTGCTGATAATCAGATAAAAGACGAAAAGATGAGTCGGTCTCTCTTTGCTCTATCAAAAGTGTTAATTCATGTTGCTTTAGTTGAATTTCTTGCTCAAGTCGATGAAAATTGGCATTTTGAGTCTTTAAGTCTTTAAGTTGAGTCTCCAACTTTTCATATTCTGAAGTAACTACTTGCAATTTTAGCTGCAGACTGTTCAGCTTTTGTATCTGTAGTAAAGGACCGGCAGATTTATTCACAGACCCACCAGTAAGGGTACCAGATGGGTCATAAACATCACCATCAAGCGTGacactttttaatttaactGAAGGATGAAAGGTAACTTTCTTTGCCGATTCAGGGGTATCACAGACTAATGTGGAGCCAAAAACATACTGCATTGCAGGCAAAAGCTCATCGTCATAACCGATTAATTCCAAAGCAAGTTGGGCTTTattattagaaatttttttggctgCGCCTACTCTCTCTGCTGAAGCTACGAAGCTGGTAATTTTGTTGAGGGGAATAATAGTAACTCTCCTCTTCAGGTTTCCTTTTTGAAGCAATTGTGCACCAATTTTCTCGGTTTCAACAATGAGATTATAAAGGCGGCCACCAGCTGTAATTTCTAATGCAGTTTGCTTGTCATAATTCTCTTCATTCAAGGTTAGCAATTGAGCCACCAATCCTTTCACCTTTGAGCGATCAAAATTAGGAGTAGGGTCGGTATAAGTAAATTCCATATAAGCAAGTTTGCTTTTTAAAGCATCAAGTTCATTTAACAAATTGCCGCGATCTTTAGCAAGTTGCTTCAACTTTTGCTGGAGTACATCTTCACCTGTAATGTCggaatttgtattttttaaagacaTTTTAAGCTTCTCAACATGGTTTTGTAATATATCGATTTCGCGATTGAGTTGATCACATCGTTTTGTAGCCTCAGCCTTCTTAGGTTTAGTTAAagatatttgtttattgagTCCTTCAAGCTTTAATCGATTGGTTTCTTTTTCAGCTTTAAAGTCATTCAACGTATCTCGAGCTTCGTGTAGTTTTCTAGAATAGCCAGTTTCATGACCTTCTGTAGTGGAAAGACCAGTTGTAAGTGATGAAATTAGCTCTTCTTGAGACTTGAAATCCTTTGAAATACTTTGATGTTcatctttccttttttcgTATACACTAAGCACTTCATCTAGtcgtttcctttttccgCGCAACAAAGTTTCTAATTCCTTAGCTTTTCCACGAATTTGTTGAAGGTCCCCATGCTCTTCCTCTAAAGCTGTATTCTTTAATTCTATCGACGTGCTTATTCTGGTGATGTTTTCATTAACAGTTTGTAACTGAGAGTCCAAGGTACGATCCGAAGAAACACTCATTTGTCTCATTCGCtcatcttcaatttttttaatcttttccTTTAGTATTAAAACCTCCTGTTTCGATGTTTGTAATGAAGATTCCATCTCGGCGATATGGCTGTGCTTCTGGGATGCTTGAACCGTTAATTCCTCCACTTTAAGTGACAACTTATAATAGTCGTAAGCAGTACAAAGATGGCTTAATCGTTCCAAGTCATTATAAATATGTTGATATTCtagaaaagtttttttttctgtacGAAGTTTGGTAAGTCGGGGTTCGATTTCCTCTCTTAACAGTGTATTAATCTCCTCAACCTTTGCTTCTTTTCGTTGCATTGTTCGAAAAgccttttctttcctttcttcAAACATTCGAGTACCAGAGGCTTCTTCAATCattgataaaatttcaGTAGCCTTCATATTAAGAACCTTGGTGATTCGACCTTgcataattaaaaaattaggattattaatatttaactGAACAGACTGGAACAAATTTTGAACATTCTGTTGCAGAGCTCTATGTCCattaatcaaatatttGCTTGTACCGCCCATGATAATTTGTCTTGTAACGCTTACTTGCGGGTGATTCTCGAAACCAATTGGTGAAGACGCAGGATCCCGATTATTAAACACAATGGTAACGCTAGCTCTGGTTATTCCTGCCTGTCCGCGTTTGTAAATTAAGTCCTGTAAATTCTGGGCACGGACAGTCGACATATTCGTAATTCCCAAGACAAAGCATATTGCATCTAATATATTACTTTTTCCAGACCCATTGAGGCCCGTTATAGCATTAAATTGGTCATCCCAATTGCTAATGACAGTTCGCACAGCATATGATTTGAAACCATCAATGATGAGTTCCtctattttcatttcttcaGTAAATTTCTCGTTCTGTTTGTTTACTGAAGCCCAAGTATTTAAGACTagaattcaaaaaactGATTGACTTGTAAAGTATTTCCTAGAGGGAGATAAATCTTCAGCAGTACATTTCAGTCCGAACTGTTTGCTGTTTAGtgtaaaaatgattaaagCTGTTTGTCGTTTAAAGCATTAAAGGTGAAATAAGACTTCATAGTAGATATAAAAGAGTGCGACTACTCTAATAACATTTACCGCAACGTTAAACTACGTAATGATGCTTAGTATGCAAAAAGCTTACCGCTATTAACattttagatttattagtttatgtattttaatactttcaagtaacttgtttaaattctttttaatttaaaacatatattttatcttttctgTTATTTAACTATATTTGATAATCAGTACTGCACTCACTACACAAATGGGGCAAGGTGAATCCATTCCCAGTCGGCAAATTCAAAGGGACGCAAGTATGCAGGCGGTTTCATCAGAAAGTGAAAACATTAATGATTCAGATCGACAAAATTCTGGCTTTAGTAGGCTGTGGAATCGTTTTCCCTCTTTGCAGCGAGTCTTAGGTCTTCGAAGAGCAAAGCGGCATCGTAACGATGAAGGCAATTCGGAAAATGGTAATCGTGATAGAACTACTGAAAGATCGGCTTTTCGTTCTCGCTACCGTGGTTCGCTTTTGAATAGGAATTCTCCTTCTCTAAGGTCGTTAAGTCCACCAGCTACACCAGCTACTCCTCGCTCTCGTATAGAAGGCGAATCACAAACATCTGCAATACCTCAAACAGACAGGTTAATCCTTGAAAATCACCAACAGGAATTTGAACGTGCTGCTAGAAGATTTCGTTCTAGTATTGCTGCTTTACGCAATTTAAATACCCAAAACAATCAGTCTACGTTGGCATCGAATCATGAAGATGAAAACGTCAGTTCGAGCGGTGGACAGGAAATGCAGGATCATGGCtctgtaaataatttagaATCTCCGGGAACTGCAATTGGAAGATTGCCGGTAAGATCTGTCACTTCTCTAGCGGACTCAAATATGGAGGACTATACTCGTGCGGTAATGAACTATATTAATAATAGTGAAAATACTCAACAAGCATCTGTTTCTCCAGAAGAAAGTCAACTAGTCATGCTTTCTCGATTTGTGTTTTCAGTAGCGTCTGGTTGGGTTAGTGTACTGATGAATTCTTCGAGTGCACATCAATCAAACAATTTAGaatttccttcttcaatttctggAAATGTGGAATCTGGAAATGTTGCTTtcgatgaatttttatcgCTTTTGCACGCTGGTAATCTGGTGCAGGCGATGAACGCAGAAACTAATCCTAGGACTGCAGAACTAATTGCAAATGCTGTGGATcttgaagaagaatctGGTCCTATAAACCTTTTTCGAACTTTTAGATTTGACAATTTACACCGAAATCATGAAGGTCAAGAAGTAATCCCGATTATAATAGTTGGCATCCGAAGTCTAAGAAATTCAGGAAGTGATGAAGATGATCAACCAAGTGCCGATTCCCCAACTTTAATGCATCCTTCTGATTTGATATCTTCACTTGTTAACTCGCAAAATCAGACAACGTCCGTTAGTGATAATACGGGGccaaatgaaaatgttaatGAGGCAGAACATATTTCCGAAGACGAGCAAGCTTCTACTGCTACAGACGTAAATGGGATTTCCGATAATAATGGATCCTCCACTCAACAAGCACCTGAAACtagaaataataattcGCAAACGGACCACCAATTGCCCAGAAGCTGGGCCATATACGTTCGAGAAGCTTTTGTACCTCAAAATCATCCTGTTTTGAGAGCACCTTCACTGTTTACTGATTCACCAACGTACGAGGACATGCTTTTATTGAATTCTATTATCGGTATTGAAAAGCCGCCAGTGGCTTCACAAAAAGACCTTGAAAAGGCAGGTGGTGTATTCCCTTTTTCGGGAACCGATGAAAGATGCCTTGTTTGTctatcaaattttgagtTGAACGATGAGTGTCGCCGTCTTAAACAATgcaatcatttttttcatcgtGAATGCATAGATCAGTGGTTAACTTCAAGCCAAAATTCATGCCCCCTGTGTCGTACTAAAGGTGTTGCTTCAGCATCTACTCCGTCCTCTCCCAAGCCATAATCAACATGATCAATCATCATGACAATTTTGttgctttaaaaacttttcgGATTCCTTCCACCAAAACGATTTTGAATGTATTTACccatatattttattaatgttCCTTGTTTCCTTTTAGCTATGAGAATTTAAAAGGGCATGTCACAACCCTTCCTCTCGACCTGACGATCCTTAAAGCATAGCTTATAAAGCCAAAACGGGCttgtttccttttctgttttccattatttttgtttgtttatatgATGAATTTTCTATGGTAAGGTAGACTCCATTGATGGACTGATCATCTTGCTATTTTCAACACCCAGTCTCGGAAAATGGTTTCTACAATGAGGCCTATTTAATATTCCTTGGATTATTTATATCCTATATTGATCAGTTTTTCACTTtgtataattttatatctGATTTTATGCCTAACTTTGCTTCAAGTGAAAAATGTTGCCTAACTTTTTACGTTTTCAATgcgtttgtttatttcttaATAAAGCTAAGTAACAATGGTCTACTTGATATACGGCTTGTcaatttattcaataacaaaaaactGTTGTTGACTTCGCATCATCTACTATTAAAGCAATAAGTATGAAGTTTGTATGTAAAATCATGTTAACTGTTTAAAATCCATTTAAATTCGAAGCACAGCTTGGGAAgtatattttctaataCCCAATAGGGGAGAACGGAATGTAACGCAACTTATCATAGTTTGCTAGGAAGATATATATCAGGTGGGTGactcaataaaataacTCCATCGACCTCCTCTCTcattttgttgaaaattaGTTACAATGATTTCTTTCGTAAGTTTATATCGTTAAAAAGGATGATTTTAACATGATTAGTTTCCCAATAAGCCCATGTATCATGTTCAACCTCACATTTCTTTCATCACCCCTGAAAGAACTATGAAAACGTAGGATTGCTGAATCTAACTTCAATATATGATTATtaacattaaattttagtaTTCCTGCCTTTTCCCGTTGGGCCTTTGCAGCCGTAGCCGGCGGTAAGTTgactaaaaaaatgtgtGCGTATGCATACTAATAAGCTATGAAgtgtttgtttttgctaTGCAGGTTCCTAAGGTTAAGACTACTATTCTTCAGGTATGATTTAGCAAGTGTAAAAGATTGCAACTAACAAGGGACAGCCTATCGCATTCATTGGCGACCACTTTAAAGACAAGACTCCTGAAGAAGACAAGTGGTTGTAAGTTACTATCAgttcttcttttacttCATTTATCGAAGTATTTGACTGGAAACACTACcattgcaattttttttggtagcTGTTTAGTCTTTTTTTCGATTAGCATGAATCAATGATTTCGTGAAAGACACTGGATAGAGTAAAGTAGGAGGAAGGGGGTGATAAAGTAAAGTGGGGATAAAGTAGAGAAAGAAGTAAAGGAGATATTAGAAGCGGCGGGTAAAACATGCACTAAAAGAAGTATATGAAAAGAGATAGTATAATCATAAAGAGAAAGAGGTCATAGCAATTCTCATGCAAGATAAAGGTCTAAAATTCGAGCTAGAGACAAGCTAAGTTAAAGGAGTGAGTTTAGGGATCATCGAAGATGATATGCTGGAAAGATGTTGGGTTGAGGAAGCGAATGATTTCAAATCTACCAATATACAAATACAAAAGCCATTGAGGAAAGCGAATGAAGaagtttacaaaataatttaataaataaattaataaataagaagaaggaaaattaGAATTGTACTATGTTATATAGTAGTTTTGTTTAGAAGGTGTAATGGAGTTTAAGA
This region of Schizosaccharomyces pombe strain 972h- genome assembly, chromosome: II genomic DNA includes:
- the cut14 gene encoding condensin complex SMC subunit Smc2, giving the protein MKIEELIIDGFKSYAVRTVISNWDDQFNAITGLNGSGKSNILDAICFVLGITNMSTVRAQNLQDLIYKRGQAGITRASVTIVFNNRDPASSPIGFENHPQVSVTRQIIMGGTSKYLINGHRALQQNVQNLFQSVQLNINNPNFLIMQGRITKVLNMKATEILSMIEEASGTRMFEERKEKAFRTMQRKEAKVEEINTLLREEIEPRLTKLRTEKKTFLEYQHIYNDLERLSHLCTAYDYYKLSLKVEELTVQASQKHSHIAEMESSLQTSKQEVLILKEKIKKIEDERMRQMSVSSDRTLDSQLQTVNENITRISTSIELKNTALEEEHGDLQQIRGKAKELETLLRGKRKRLDEVLSVYEKRKDEHQSISKDFKSQEELISSLTTGLSTTEGHETGYSRKLHEARDTLNDFKAEKETNRLKLEGLNKQISLTKPKKAEATKRCDQLNREIDILQNHVEKLKMSLKNTNSDITGEDVLQQKLKQLAKDRGNLLNELDALKSKLAYMEFTYTDPTPNFDRSKVKGLVAQLLTLNEENYDKQTALEITAGGRLYNLIVETEKIGAQLLQKGNLKRRVTIIPLNKITSFVASAERVGAAKKISNNKAQLALELIGYDDELLPAMQYVFGSTLVCDTPESAKKVTFHPSVKLKSVTLDGDVYDPSGTLTGGSVNKSAGPLLQIQKLNSLQLKLQVVTSEYEKLETQLKDLKTQNANFHRLEQEIQLKQHELTLLIEQRETDSSFRLLSDYQQYKDDVKDLKQRLPELDRLILQSDQAIKKIERDMQEWKHNKGSKMAELEKEFNQYKHKLDEFTPILEKSENDYNGVKLECEQLEGELQNHQQSLVQGESTTSLIKTEIAELELSLVNEEHNRKKLTELIEIESAKFSGLNKEIDSLSTSMKTFESEINNGELTIQKLNHEFDRLEREKSVAITAINHLEKENDWIDGQKQHFGKQGTIFDFHSQNMRQCREQLHNLKPRFASMRKAINPKVMDMIDGVEKKEAKLRSMIKTIHRDKKKIQDTVKSIDRFKRSALEKTWREVNSSFGEIFDELLPGNSAELQPPENKEFTDGLEIHVKIGSIWKDSLAELSGGQRSLVALALIMSLLKYKPAPMYILDEIDAALDLSHTQNIGRLIKTKFKGSQFIIVSLKEGMFTNANRLFHVRFMDGSSVVQAR
- a CDS encoding ubiquitin-protein ligase E3, which translates into the protein MGQGESIPSRQIQRDASMQAVSSESENINDSDRQNSGFSRLWNRFPSLQRVLGLRRAKRHRNDEGNSENGNRDRTTERSAFRSRYRGSLLNRNSPSLRSLSPPATPATPRSRIEGESQTSAIPQTDRLILENHQQEFERAARRFRSSIAALRNLNTQNNQSTLASNHEDENVSSSGGQEMQDHGSVNNLESPGTAIGRLPVRSVTSLADSNMEDYTRAVMNYINNSENTQQASVSPEESQLVMLSRFVFSVASGWVSVLMNSSSAHQSNNLEFPSSISGNVESGNVAFDEFLSLLHAGNLVQAMNAETNPRTAELIANAVDLEEESGPINLFRTFRFDNLHRNHEGQEVIPIIIVGIRSLRNSGSDEDDQPSADSPTLMHPSDLISSLVNSQNQTTSVSDNTGPNENVNEAEHISEDEQASTATDVNGISDNNGSSTQQAPETRNNNSQTDHQLPRSWAIYVREAFVPQNHPVLRAPSLFTDSPTYEDMLLLNSIIGIEKPPVASQKDLEKAGGVFPFSGTDERCLVCLSNFELNDECRRLKQCNHFFHRECIDQWLTSSQNSCPLCRTKGVASASTPSSPKP
- the qcr10 gene encoding ubiquinol-cytochrome-c reductase complex subunit Qcr10; the encoded protein is MISFFPNKPMYHVQPHISFITPERTMKTIPAFSRWAFAAVAGVFVFAMQVPKVKTTILQPIAFIGDHFKDKTPEEDKWL